The window CAAGTGTTTCATCCGCACTCTTACATATCTTATTATTAGACCATTTTGTCATAGTATTTTCCTCCTATCTTATTTAATCCATATTTAACGTTATTTTATCATTTTCTTTAAAGTTTAACGGGCGTTATGTGTGCGTCCAGGCCCAGGTCTTTCGCATCCATTCCCATCGCTATGCCGTAAAGCTGCGACAGGTGGAGCACGGGGAACGCGAATCCGCTGTCTTTCTGGCTCGCATCGAATTGAAGGTGGCAGAACGGGCATACGTCCACAATCATTTCGGCACCGGCGTTCTTCATGATCTCCAAGTTCGTCTTAGTGAACTTCAGCGCCGTCTCGCCGAACTGTGATCTGAGACCTCCTCCAGCACCGCAGCACATCGTCTTGACCTTGCTCTTACGGAGCACGCTTTTAGCGCCTACGGCCTCGATCAGCTCGTCCAGGATCTTCGGGTTCTCCGAATCGTCGAGCTGTTTCAATTTACTCGGTTTCAGGAAGTGGCATCCGTAGAACGCCGCCACGTTATATTCGGCAGGTTTCTTTACCACTTTTTTGATTTGCTCGATGCCGACCTCTTTATACAATATTTCGGCGAAATGTCTTACTTTCGTTTCTCCGCTGTACTTCAGTCCTATTTCGGCGAGGATCTTGTTCACTTCCTCCAGCATATCTTTGTCTTCATGCAGCTCGTGGGCGGCATCGAACAATGAGCCGTAGCAGCCGTTGCATACCGTGACCACGTCCAATCCTTCTTTCTCGGCAAGAGCGAGGTTCCTTGCGGCCGCTGCCAGCCATGTTGCTTTGCTGAACGATTTTATCACGCCCGGCGCGGGGCAGCAGTTTGCGCCCTTCAGATCCACAAGTTCAACTCCGAGCGCCTTGAACACTTCCCTCGTCGACTT is drawn from Candidatus Methanoplasma cognatum and contains these coding sequences:
- the hdrB gene encoding CoB--CoM heterodisulfide reductase subunit B → MKKYAFFLGCIAPLRYPGIEKSTREVFKALGVELVDLKGANCCPAPGVIKSFSKATWLAAAARNLALAEKEGLDVVTVCNGCYGSLFDAAHELHEDKDMLEEVNKILAEIGLKYSGETKVRHFAEILYKEVGIEQIKKVVKKPAEYNVAAFYGCHFLKPSKLKQLDDSENPKILDELIEAVGAKSVLRKSKVKTMCCGAGGGLRSQFGETALKFTKTNLEIMKNAGAEMIVDVCPFCHLQFDASQKDSGFAFPVLHLSQLYGIAMGMDAKDLGLDAHITPVKL